Within the Candidatus Reidiella endopervernicosa genome, the region CCACCCGCCGCACCGCCTAAAGGCCAGGGCTCGGGAATGCCTGGAGGGGGCAGGCCGGTGGAGGTGGTGGTCCGACACCGCCTGGAATCCGTGACCTTCGAGAGAATCCGCCCGGACCGCCACCCCCGCCTCCACCACCGCCTCCTCCACCCCACCGCCGCCCCCACCACCCTAGCGGTAGTTTGGTGTGGGTCGAGGTAACGCCATCTGATGGTTTCGCATAGCACTAAGCAGAAGCGGGGCGGGAGTCGTCTAACGACGAGACTCCTGCGCCAGCTTCTGCCTGCAGTGGTAGTGGTGACAGCACTACTGTTCGATTATTTTGATCCGCTACTTCACTCGCGCATCCAGCACTACGCCTTTGATCAACTGCAACAGCTCTCACCGGCACCTTATGATGCAGAGCTTCCGCTACGTGTAATTGCCATTGATGACGAGAGTCTGCTGCACAATGGTCAGTGGCCCTGGTCACGTGATCGGTTGAGTGAGCTGCTTGATCGGTTAACGGCGATGGGCGCAGCGGTGGTTGTTTTGACGTGCTCTTTGCAGAACCCGATCGCAGCTCACCCGAGCAGGCGGCACAAAATTGGCCCCTGCCCGCCGAGTTGAAAAACGTGCTGTCGCAGATGCCTTCGAATGATAGTGTCTTCGCCGAG harbors:
- a CDS encoding CHASE2 domain-containing protein produces the protein MVSHSTKQKRGGSRLTTRLLRQLLPAVVVVTALLFDYFDPLLHSRIQHYAFDQLQQLSPAPYDAELPLRVIAIDDESLLHNGQWPWSRDRLSELLDRLTAMGAAVVVLTCSLQNPIAAHPSRRHKIGPCPPS